ACGGAAAGAGCGCGTAACTTTATTGAAGCCTTTGGTGGCCCTGAGAATTTAACCAATGTTGATTCTTGTATCACCCGTTTACGTATGGATGTGGTTGATACCAGTAAAGTGGATCAGGCGAGATTGAAGCAACTCGGCGCTAGTGGTGTGTTGATTTCAGGCAATGCCGTACAAGCTATTGTGGGAACTATCGCCGAAGTGTCACGCACTGAAATTGATGAAATGCTCGCTTCTGGTGGTTATGTTGTTGCTGGTCCTGTGGCAAGCACAGAAACGGATGCCGTTAACATTACGTCTAGTGATCGCCAGCAAGCGCTTGCCATTCAACCACTTTTAGGTGAGGTCAGTTCATGTCGTGCAATTGCGGATAACCGTTTACGCCTTGAAGTGAAAGATGCAAGTCAATTAGATAAGACGGCTTTGCAAGCTCAGGGAATTGAAGCCATATTGGTATTAAATCCGAATTTGGTGCATTTAATTTTTAGTGCCAATACTGCGGGTATCGCCAATGTATTGAACGAGACTTTTGCCGATTAAACCTGAGGTTCAAGCCATTAATAATGGTGTTTTTTACCTGTAAAGGTTAAATCAGTGTTTACGTCCTCAAGCGCCTATTGATAGCCAATAGGCGCTTTTTTTAGTGTGGTGCCTGCCGTTTAGTCTCACTTATCGCATCTCTTATCTCGAGTGTAGAACGTACTATATTTACGTTTCACTCTCTAATTGACTCAAGTGCTGCTTAATCAGCGCTATCATTGCTTGCGCGGCAAAAGACAAATGTTTTTGCTTACGCCAAAACAATGATAATTCCCAGCGTAAGTCTTCACTTGCTAAAGGAATATTGACAACCGCGCCAACTCGGTATCGTTCGGCAATAATTTTTGGCAGTATCATGACTCCTGTGCCAGCGGCTACCAGGGCAATACCAAAATCAGCATGACTGACTCGAGTGATATTTGTTGGCTTAAATCCCGCCTTTGCACACGCCTCAAGTACCAGCTCATATAGGGCATATTCGGGTTCAAACATCACTTGAGCCAATAGATTAAGCTCACTGAGTTGGAGTATTGATTTACTCGCGAGCACATGGGCCGAAGGCAATACGACCACCATTGAATCATTACGTACGCGAATACCATCAAATTCATCGTCAAAATCAATGATGCCTGTTGCAAGTTCAATTTCATCTTTATGTAAGGCCACTGTTTGTTCAATCCCACCGCGCACCAGTAACTGTAATTCAACGTTAGGATGTAGCTGCCTAAATTTTGCTATTACTGGAGCAAATAATTCGGCGCTGCCTAAGGGAGCTAAGCCTAATTTAAGTAAACCGCCACTTAAATTTCGCAAATGATCCAGCTCGGTTATCATCAGTTGGCGACCTTCTAACAAAGTAGACGCATGGCGATAAACAACTTGCCCAGCTTCAGTTAAGCGGATCTGAGAGCCGCGTTTTCCGCGCTCTAGCAATACCATATCAAGTTCTTCTTCAAGCAAGCGTATTGCCTTTGAGAGAGCGGGTTGAGTAACAAATGCCGCATGACACGCTTTAGCGAAACCACCGGCGTTAACAACCTCAGTGAAATAGTGCAGTGCTTTAAGATCCATATACATAACCAAAAGTGATTCAATCAATCATTAATATTCATTTTTTTTATGAATTAAGCAAGAGTAAACTGTTCATATTAACTAAAAACACCCAGTGTGAAATCAAATGTTATCTTCATTAAATACCCATAGCGCCTTTTTAAAGTGCCAAACAACCTTATTCATTCAAGTGAGTGGTCTGTGCCTATTTGCTTGGTTATGTCAGTGGGCTGCTCAATCTGTTGATTCAATTATTCCTGGAAGCGTTATAGGCTTAGGCATTCTATTAGTCTTATTGTCAT
The Shewanella vesiculosa DNA segment above includes these coding regions:
- a CDS encoding LysR family transcriptional regulator, producing the protein MDLKALHYFTEVVNAGGFAKACHAAFVTQPALSKAIRLLEEELDMVLLERGKRGSQIRLTEAGQVVYRHASTLLEGRQLMITELDHLRNLSGGLLKLGLAPLGSAELFAPVIAKFRQLHPNVELQLLVRGGIEQTVALHKDEIELATGIIDFDDEFDGIRVRNDSMVVVLPSAHVLASKSILQLSELNLLAQVMFEPEYALYELVLEACAKAGFKPTNITRVSHADFGIALVAAGTGVMILPKIIAERYRVGAVVNIPLASEDLRWELSLFWRKQKHLSFAAQAMIALIKQHLSQLESET